From a single Pleurodeles waltl isolate 20211129_DDA chromosome 10, aPleWal1.hap1.20221129, whole genome shotgun sequence genomic region:
- the KCNJ12 gene encoding ATP-sensitive inward rectifier potassium channel 12: MSAGRVNPYSVVSSDEEGLRLTTMPGVNGFGNGKIHTRKKCRNRFVKKNGQCNVQFTNMDDKSQRYIADMFTTCVDIRWRYMLLIFTLAFLVSWLLFGLIFWLIAFMHGDLENPAGDENFKPCVLQVNGFMAAFLFSIETQTTIGYGFRCVTEECPIAIFMVVFQSIVGCIIDSFMIGAIMAKMARPKKRAQTLLFSHHAVIAMRDGKLSLMWRVGNLRKSHIVEAHVRAQLIKPRITEEGEYIPLDQIDINVGFDKGLDRIFLVSPITILHEIDEESPLFGISRQDLESADFEIVVILEGMVEATAMTAQARSSYLASEILWGHRFEPVLFEEKNQYKVDYSHFHKTYEVPSTPRCSAKEMVENKFLLPSNNTFCYENELAFMSRDEDDDDEDEDSRGMGNLSPDSRHEFDRLQATIALDQRSYRRESEI, encoded by the coding sequence ATGAGTGCAGGCAGAGTCAACCCTTATAGTGTAGTATCCTCAGATGAAGAAGGACTTCGGTTGACCACGATGCCAGGAGTCAATGGCTTTGGTAATGGTAAGATCCACACCAGAAAGAAGTGTCGGAACAGGTTTGTGAAGAAAAATGGCCAGTGTAATGTCCAGTTTACAAACATGGATGACAAGTCGCAGAGATACATCGCTGACATGTTCACGACTTGCGTAGACATTCGATGGAGGTACATGCTATTGATATTTACACTTGCCTTCCTGGTATCCTGGTTGCTTTTTGGCCTAATTTTCTGGCTAATCGCATTCATGCACGGAGACTTAGAAAACCCTGCTGGAGATGAGAACTTCAAGCCTTGTGTTCTTCAAGTGAATGGATTTATGGCTGCTTTCTTGTTTTCCATTGAAACGCAAACAACAATTGGATATGGATTCCGTTGTGTAACAGAGGAATGTCCTATTGCTATATTCATGGTGGTCTTTCAGTCAATTGTTGGATGCATAATAGACTCTTTTATGATTGGTGCAATTATGGCAAAGATGGCTCGACCTAAGAAAAGGGCGCAAACTTTACTCTTCAGCCATCATGCAGTGATAGCCATGAGAGATGGGAAACTCAGCTTGATGTGGAGAGTTGGAAATCTTAGGAAGAGCCACATTGTCGAAGCTCATGTCAGAGCTCAGCTAATTAAGCCTCGAATCACAGAAGAAGGGGAATATATACCACTCGACCAAATAGATATCAACGTTGGGTTTGATAAAGGTTTAGACCGTATTTTCTTGGTATCTCCAATTACAATTCTTCATGAAATTGATGAAGAAAGTCCACTGTTTGGGATTAGCCGTCAGGACTTGGAATCGGCTGATTTTGAAATTGTGGTTATTCTTGAAGGGATGGTGGAAGCAACAGCCATGACCGCACAAGCCCGGAGCTCATACTTGGCCAGTGAAATCTTGTGGGGCCACCGCTTTGAGCCTGTCCTTTTTGAGGAGAAAAACCAATACAAGGTAGACTACTCTCATTTCCACAAAACCTATGAGGTTCCATCAACTCCACGGTGTAGTGCGAAGGAGATGGTGGAGAATAAGTTTTTGCTACCGAGCAACAACACTTTCTGCTATGAAAATGAACTGGCTTTTATGAGCCGTGATGAAGATGAcgatgatgaggatgaagacagTCGGGGCATGGGAAATTTGAGCCCTGACAGCAGACATGAATTTGACAGACTTCAGGCAACAATAGCATTGGACCAGAGGTCATACAGAAGGGAGTCGGAAATATGA